A section of the Rummeliibacillus pycnus genome encodes:
- the dxr gene encoding 1-deoxy-D-xylulose-5-phosphate reductoisomerase: protein MKSISLLGATGSIGLQTLDIVREHADEFEIVAFAAGKNIEKTREIILEFNPKLVSVQLEEDAQILSKEFPNIDFTYGAKGLVDVATFSDGNVLLNAVLGSIGLEATLAAIREKKAIAIANKETLVTAGHLVMSEAKKYGAPILPVDSEHSALWQSMQGENRNSISRLILTASGGSFRDKKREDLKNVTIKEALNHPNWSMGAKITIDSATLMNKGLEVIEASVLYDMPYDQIDVLIHRESIIHSMVEYHDTSIMAQLGTPDMRTPIQYALSYPERLPRRTAERLDLAKIGQLHFENVDLNRFRCLDFAYQAGRMGGTILTVMNAANEAAVGAFLQEKIKFLEIEDIIERMMNDHVNIQHPDLETILHVDKETRKTVQTMLK from the coding sequence ATGAAATCAATTAGCTTATTAGGAGCAACTGGCTCTATTGGCTTACAAACACTAGATATTGTAAGAGAACATGCAGATGAATTCGAAATTGTGGCATTCGCAGCAGGGAAAAATATCGAAAAAACGAGAGAAATTATTCTTGAGTTTAATCCCAAATTAGTATCAGTACAATTAGAGGAAGATGCACAAATTCTTTCAAAAGAGTTTCCTAATATTGACTTCACTTATGGGGCAAAAGGGTTAGTCGATGTAGCTACTTTTTCAGATGGAAATGTTTTATTAAATGCTGTATTAGGAAGTATTGGCCTTGAAGCAACATTGGCAGCTATACGAGAAAAAAAAGCAATAGCAATTGCTAATAAAGAAACATTAGTGACTGCTGGGCACTTGGTAATGAGTGAAGCAAAAAAATATGGAGCACCAATATTACCAGTAGATAGTGAACACTCAGCTCTTTGGCAATCAATGCAAGGTGAAAATCGTAATTCCATTTCACGACTAATTTTAACAGCATCAGGTGGAAGCTTCCGCGATAAAAAACGTGAAGATTTAAAAAATGTAACGATTAAAGAAGCCTTAAATCATCCAAATTGGTCAATGGGAGCCAAAATTACGATCGATTCAGCTACATTAATGAACAAAGGATTAGAAGTAATTGAAGCATCGGTCTTATATGACATGCCTTATGATCAAATTGATGTTTTAATCCATAGAGAAAGCATTATTCACTCCATGGTTGAATATCATGATACAAGTATAATGGCTCAATTAGGAACACCTGACATGCGTACTCCCATTCAATATGCTTTAAGTTATCCTGAGAGATTACCAAGACGGACTGCAGAAAGATTAGATTTAGCGAAGATTGGGCAATTGCATTTCGAAAATGTTGATTTAAATCGTTTCCGTTGCTTAGATTTTGCGTATCAAGCTGGTAGAATGGGTGGTACTATTTTAACGGTAATGAATGCTGCAAATGAGGCTGCAGTAGGTGCCTTTTTGCAAGAAAAAATTAAATTCCTAGAAATTGAAGACATTATCGAAAGAATGATGAACGATCATGTTAACATTCAACATCCAGATTTAGAAACTATTTTACATGTTGATAAAGAAACGAGAAAAACAGTTCAAACCATGCTAAAATAG
- the rseP gene encoding RIP metalloprotease RseP — MQSIIAFIIVFGSIVFFHELGHFIFAKRSGILVREFAIGFGPKILGINKGETLYTIRLLPMGGYVRMAGDDADVVELQPGYRIGMLLNDQNEVTKIVLNQNKQLPDMLFLEVEKADLQKDLWVEGYDEDEKLVRYKIARNAVIEENGSELIIAPYDRQFNSKSVGKRAMTIFAGPLFNFILSIVVFIAIALMQGVPTYEPVIAGVVKNSPASNAGLEKGDLITSINGKSISSWQELSDAIQNNPDKQLTLDVKRDSGHKTINVTPTEKTIDGQSIGQIGVQYQSPVEKNPLKAISFGFTETYHWIIKIFTILGSLITGGFTINALSGPVGIYKATEEVAKYGIVNIMNWAAVLSINLGIMNLLPLPALDGGRLLFFGFEAVRGKPVDRQKEGMVHFVGIVLLMILMLAVTWNDIQRFFF; from the coding sequence ATGCAATCAATCATTGCATTCATCATAGTATTCGGTTCCATCGTGTTTTTCCATGAACTAGGACACTTCATCTTTGCAAAACGTTCTGGAATATTAGTGCGTGAATTTGCAATTGGCTTTGGTCCCAAAATATTAGGGATCAATAAAGGCGAAACATTGTATACCATTCGCTTATTGCCAATGGGTGGTTATGTCCGTATGGCAGGAGACGATGCAGATGTGGTTGAGCTTCAACCAGGTTATCGAATTGGAATGTTGTTGAATGATCAAAACGAAGTAACGAAAATCGTTTTAAATCAAAACAAGCAATTACCTGACATGTTATTCCTTGAGGTGGAAAAGGCAGATCTTCAAAAAGATTTATGGGTTGAAGGTTATGATGAAGATGAGAAGCTTGTACGTTACAAAATAGCGCGCAATGCGGTTATCGAAGAAAATGGTAGCGAACTTATTATTGCACCATATGACCGTCAATTTAATTCTAAATCAGTGGGTAAAAGAGCAATGACAATTTTTGCTGGCCCATTGTTTAACTTTATACTTTCAATTGTAGTGTTTATTGCTATTGCATTAATGCAGGGTGTACCAACATACGAACCGGTTATTGCAGGTGTGGTAAAAAATAGTCCTGCCTCAAATGCAGGTCTAGAAAAAGGTGACTTGATCACATCCATAAATGGAAAGTCTATTAGTAGTTGGCAAGAACTATCAGATGCAATTCAAAACAATCCTGATAAACAATTAACATTGGATGTTAAACGTGATAGTGGTCATAAAACCATTAATGTAACGCCAACTGAAAAGACAATTGATGGACAATCAATTGGTCAAATTGGTGTTCAATATCAAAGTCCTGTTGAAAAAAATCCATTGAAAGCAATTTCATTTGGTTTTACAGAAACATATCATTGGATTATTAAAATTTTCACCATTCTCGGATCTCTAATTACCGGTGGATTTACGATTAACGCATTATCGGGTCCTGTTGGTATTTATAAAGCAACTGAAGAGGTTGCTAAATATGGTATTGTTAATATTATGAACTGGGCAGCTGTCCTAAGTATTAACTTAGGCATCATGAACTTATTGCCTTTACCAGCATTAGATGGTGGTCGCTTATTATTCTTTGGTTTTGAAGCCGTTCGTGGTAAACCAGTCGATCGCCAAAAAGAAGGGATGGTACATTTCGTTGGGATTGTACTATTAATGATACTTATGCTTGCGGTGACCTGGAATGATATACAACGATTCTTCTTTTAG
- a CDS encoding RNA polymerase subunit sigma: MSLKSVELQIALPKTFEAGKLTEEAQQHVYTSQDLANQSLQKQIERNRTKALESNQSAQISENDSSSESKNNKQQEQKKKHQSVALAEIQHPFKGHFVDFSG, encoded by the coding sequence ATGAGCTTAAAAAGCGTAGAATTACAGATTGCATTACCTAAAACGTTTGAAGCAGGGAAACTCACGGAAGAAGCTCAGCAACATGTGTATACTAGCCAAGATTTAGCTAATCAGTCATTACAAAAACAAATAGAACGAAATAGAACGAAAGCTTTAGAAAGTAATCAATCTGCTCAAATTAGCGAAAATGATTCATCGAGTGAAAGTAAAAATAATAAGCAGCAAGAGCAAAAAAAGAAGCATCAATCTGTGGCTCTTGCTGAGATCCAACATCCTTTCAAAGGACACTTTGTGGATTTTAGCGGATAG
- a CDS encoding chemotaxis protein CheW, with translation MANSLDIESVKVIVFQLGDKEYAIPVNQVQGIEKTMHITRVPKTPKYVKGVINLRGVVTPIIDLRDRFNVKSSVENENTRIIIISLDEMEVGFIVDAANDVMDIPKVAIEPQPEVVGSYEEEFISGVAKVDRRLLILLNLEKVLDTLK, from the coding sequence ATGGCAAATTCACTTGATATAGAAAGTGTTAAGGTAATTGTATTTCAATTAGGCGATAAAGAGTATGCGATTCCTGTGAATCAAGTTCAAGGAATTGAAAAGACAATGCATATTACACGTGTACCGAAAACTCCTAAATATGTTAAAGGTGTCATTAACCTTCGAGGTGTAGTAACACCAATCATTGATCTTCGGGATCGTTTTAACGTGAAATCATCAGTTGAAAATGAGAATACACGTATCATTATTATTTCATTAGATGAAATGGAAGTAGGATTTATCGTTGATGCTGCTAATGATGTAATGGACATTCCAAAAGTAGCAATCGAACCACAACCTGAAGTTGTAGGGTCTTATGAAGAAGAATTTATCTCTGGTGTTGCAAAAGTAGATAGAAGATTATTAATATTATTGAATTTAGAGAAAGTACTGGATACCTTAAAATAA
- the frr gene encoding ribosome recycling factor, translating to MSKEVIAKAEEKMTKSIQAFNRALATIRAGRANASLLDHVTVDYYGAPTPINQLAGISIPEARLLVIQPYDKTVLGEIEKALLKSDIGITPTNDGNVIRLTIPALTEERRKELVKLVKKEAEEAKVVVRNVRRDANDEFKKLEKAGEITEDDLRGYSDDIQKLTDANIVKVDQIAKEKESEIMSV from the coding sequence ATGTCAAAAGAAGTTATTGCAAAAGCTGAAGAAAAAATGACGAAATCGATTCAAGCATTTAATCGTGCATTAGCAACTATTCGTGCTGGACGAGCAAATGCCTCATTACTAGACCACGTAACTGTTGATTATTATGGTGCACCTACACCAATTAATCAATTAGCGGGTATTTCAATTCCAGAAGCACGATTATTAGTTATTCAGCCTTATGACAAAACAGTTCTTGGCGAAATTGAAAAAGCATTATTAAAATCTGATATTGGTATTACACCAACAAACGATGGTAATGTTATTCGATTGACAATTCCAGCCTTGACAGAGGAACGTCGTAAAGAACTAGTAAAGTTAGTGAAAAAAGAAGCCGAAGAAGCAAAAGTTGTTGTTCGTAATGTTCGCCGTGATGCTAATGATGAATTTAAGAAATTAGAAAAAGCTGGCGAAATTACAGAAGATGATTTACGTGGCTATTCAGATGATATCCAAAAACTAACAGATGCAAATATTGTGAAAGTAGACCAAATTGCAAAAGAAAAAGAAAGCGAAATTATGTCTGTCTAA
- a CDS encoding helix-turn-helix domain-containing protein: MVGTILAILFIAQLLSFYFIILLYTKINRLREVEKSQQQLKDEMDNAVGAYLAEMRDENNRLIKELTLINSNKPIEENMNMHKTKENNTNEVNYNQFSEEEVIVPTFNTPRNVATKAYKNSSIAPQNAVPHIVEKSKQLTLHEQIQELYRSGKTIDEIAKMLQKGKTEIELLLKFQH; this comes from the coding sequence ATGGTAGGAACAATTTTGGCGATTTTATTTATTGCGCAACTATTGAGTTTTTATTTCATTATTTTATTGTATACAAAAATTAATAGACTAAGAGAAGTCGAAAAGAGTCAGCAACAATTAAAAGATGAAATGGATAATGCTGTTGGCGCTTACTTAGCAGAAATGCGAGACGAAAATAATCGCTTAATAAAAGAATTAACATTGATAAATAGCAATAAACCAATAGAAGAAAATATGAATATGCATAAAACAAAAGAGAACAATACAAATGAAGTAAATTATAATCAATTTTCAGAAGAAGAAGTGATAGTGCCAACTTTTAATACGCCTAGAAATGTTGCTACTAAAGCATATAAAAATAGTTCTATCGCTCCACAAAATGCTGTGCCACATATTGTTGAAAAATCCAAACAACTAACATTACATGAACAAATTCAAGAATTGTATCGTAGCGGGAAGACTATTGATGAAATTGCTAAAATGTTGCAAAAAGGAAAAACTGAAATTGAGCTATTACTGAAATTCCAACACTAA
- the rpsB gene encoding 30S ribosomal protein S2: protein MSVISMKQLLEAGVHFGHQTRRWNPKMKKYIFVERNGIYIIDLQKTVKKLEEAYDFMRQVGQDGGKVLFVGTKKQAQEAIKEEAERSGNYYINQRWLGGTLTNFGTIQKRVARLKEIEKMEEDGTFEVLPKKEVVQLKKQHERLVKFLGGIRDMHDLPDVMFVVDPRKERIAVAEARKLNIPLVAMVDTNCDPDEIDYVIPSNDDAIRAVKLITAKMADALIESKQGEEEAVPAEEVAAE, encoded by the coding sequence ATGTCAGTAATTTCAATGAAACAATTACTAGAAGCTGGTGTACATTTCGGTCACCAAACTCGCCGTTGGAACCCAAAAATGAAAAAATACATTTTTGTTGAACGTAACGGTATCTACATTATCGATTTACAAAAAACAGTTAAAAAATTAGAAGAAGCTTACGACTTCATGCGCCAAGTTGGCCAAGATGGTGGTAAAGTTCTTTTCGTTGGTACTAAAAAACAAGCTCAAGAAGCTATTAAAGAAGAAGCAGAACGCTCAGGTAACTACTACATTAACCAACGTTGGTTAGGTGGTACTCTTACAAACTTCGGTACTATTCAAAAACGTGTTGCACGTTTGAAAGAAATCGAAAAAATGGAAGAAGATGGAACTTTCGAAGTTCTACCTAAAAAAGAAGTTGTTCAACTTAAAAAACAACACGAACGTCTTGTTAAATTCTTAGGCGGTATCCGTGATATGCATGATCTACCAGATGTAATGTTCGTAGTAGACCCACGCAAAGAACGTATTGCTGTTGCAGAAGCTCGCAAATTAAACATTCCATTAGTAGCTATGGTCGATACTAACTGTGATCCTGATGAAATCGATTACGTTATTCCTTCAAACGATGACGCAATTCGCGCAGTTAAGTTAATCACTGCAAAAATGGCTGATGCTTTAATCGAATCTAAACAAGGTGAAGAAGAAGCAGTTCCAGCTGAAGAGGTTGCAGCTGAGTAA
- a CDS encoding phosphatidate cytidylyltransferase, giving the protein MKQRIITAVIAAALFIPFIIYGQLPFTILIYAMAAIGLYEILKMRGISLFSLPGIVTLFALFVILMPNDWSKRVQIITSYSKIEYVFIFVILLLIYSVIVKNKFTFDDVGFLIASAFYVGIGFHFFITTRTEGLAFVVYALVIVWSTDSGAYFIGRKIGKHKLWPEISPNKTVEGFIGGIVVAIISAVIFQLIAGLDKSYLTLMIVTIVASIFGQLGDLVESAIKRHYGVKDSGKLLPGHGGILDRFDSLLFVLPLLYFFHFIG; this is encoded by the coding sequence TTGAAACAGCGTATTATTACAGCGGTAATTGCTGCTGCACTGTTTATACCATTCATTATCTATGGCCAATTACCATTTACCATTTTGATATACGCAATGGCAGCTATAGGATTATATGAAATATTGAAAATGAGAGGAATATCACTATTCTCATTACCAGGGATCGTCACATTATTTGCATTGTTTGTTATTTTAATGCCAAATGATTGGAGTAAACGAGTCCAAATTATAACATCTTATTCAAAAATTGAATATGTATTCATATTTGTAATATTATTGTTGATTTATTCAGTAATTGTAAAAAACAAATTTACATTCGATGACGTTGGATTTTTAATAGCTAGTGCCTTTTATGTGGGAATAGGATTTCACTTCTTTATTACTACACGTACAGAAGGATTAGCATTTGTTGTTTATGCATTAGTTATTGTATGGTCTACGGATTCAGGAGCATACTTCATAGGAAGAAAGATTGGTAAACATAAATTATGGCCAGAGATTTCACCAAATAAAACAGTTGAAGGTTTTATTGGAGGAATAGTTGTAGCAATTATTTCTGCAGTTATTTTCCAATTGATTGCAGGACTAGATAAATCATATTTAACATTAATGATTGTCACAATCGTAGCTTCTATATTTGGGCAATTAGGTGATTTAGTAGAATCAGCAATTAAACGGCATTATGGTGTGAAGGATTCTGGGAAATTACTTCCTGGGCATGGGGGGATTTTAGACCGTTTTGATAGTCTACTATTCGTTTTACCTTTGCTCTATTTCTTTCACTTTATTGGATAA
- a CDS encoding chemotaxis protein CheD: protein MIMNTSTVVKVGIAQMDIAKSPDTIRTSGLGSCVGVVLYDETKEIAGLVHIMLPDSKLGRGNSINVAKFADTGIPAMVEQLKKEGVHSFKLKAKIAGGAQMFQFTSNRDSMRIGPRNVEAVKEQLKKLSIPIVSEDTGGSSGRTIEFDTLTSVLHIRTVNQGVKEI from the coding sequence ATGATAATGAATACAAGCACGGTTGTTAAAGTTGGTATTGCTCAAATGGATATTGCAAAATCACCAGATACCATAAGAACATCAGGTTTAGGATCATGTGTAGGTGTAGTACTTTACGATGAAACGAAAGAAATTGCAGGTCTAGTTCATATTATGTTACCAGACTCAAAGTTGGGGCGCGGTAATTCTATTAATGTAGCAAAGTTTGCTGATACTGGAATACCAGCTATGGTAGAGCAGTTGAAAAAAGAAGGCGTTCATTCTTTCAAATTAAAAGCAAAGATTGCAGGTGGGGCTCAAATGTTCCAATTCACATCCAATCGTGATTCGATGCGAATTGGCCCTAGAAATGTAGAAGCGGTAAAAGAGCAATTAAAGAAGTTATCGATTCCAATCGTTTCAGAAGATACTGGTGGAAGTAGTGGGCGAACGATTGAATTTGATACGTTAACTTCTGTTTTACATATCCGTACTGTCAATCAAGGAGTGAAAGAAATATAA
- a CDS encoding isoprenyl transferase, with protein MLNKLIWGKSDKHSQDLQERISEISNEEVPAHIAIIMDGNGRWAKKRALPRVAGHHEGMKNVRKITRAANAIGVKAITLYAFSTENWKRPRKEVEFLMRLPEEFLGSFLPELMELNIRIEMIGEMDVLPDHTQRAVQNAMEQTKDNTGMVLNFALNYGSRTELVLAMQRIAKKIKDGDLEVSDITEHNITSELMTANLPDPDLLIRTSGEIRLSNFMLWQLAYTEFWFTEILWPDFDEHAFFDAIKDYQKRNRRYGGLKGE; from the coding sequence ATGTTAAACAAACTCATATGGGGAAAATCAGATAAACACAGTCAAGATTTACAGGAACGAATTTCAGAGATTTCAAATGAAGAAGTACCTGCCCATATTGCAATTATTATGGATGGAAACGGTAGATGGGCGAAAAAACGTGCATTACCTCGTGTTGCTGGGCATCATGAAGGTATGAAAAACGTACGTAAAATTACACGAGCTGCAAATGCAATCGGAGTAAAAGCAATTACTTTATATGCTTTTTCAACAGAAAACTGGAAACGTCCAAGAAAAGAAGTAGAATTTTTGATGCGTTTACCTGAAGAATTTTTAGGTTCATTTTTACCTGAATTAATGGAGCTAAATATTCGAATCGAAATGATTGGTGAAATGGATGTTTTACCAGATCATACACAGCGTGCTGTTCAAAACGCTATGGAACAAACAAAAGATAACACAGGAATGGTCCTTAACTTTGCATTGAATTACGGCAGTCGAACAGAATTAGTACTTGCTATGCAACGAATAGCAAAAAAAATTAAGGATGGAGACTTGGAAGTATCAGATATTACCGAACATAATATCACATCAGAACTTATGACTGCTAATTTACCTGACCCTGATTTATTAATTCGGACGAGTGGAGAAATTCGTTTAAGTAATTTTATGTTATGGCAACTTGCTTACACAGAATTTTGGTTTACGGAAATCCTATGGCCAGACTTTGACGAACATGCCTTTTTTGATGCTATCAAAGACTATCAAAAACGCAATCGCCGATATGGTGGATTGAAAGGAGAATAA
- a CDS encoding chemotaxis protein CheC, which yields MTIYNKITSLHLDVLKEIGNIGAAHAATALSDLLSTKIDMRVPKVEMVSFNEMMEFVGGAESVVTGIYLRIEGDAEGGMFFILPVEQANHFIQKLIHDESFDFRNPPVSELGQSAMQELGNILSGSYLSALSDFTGLKIYPTPPALTVDMFGAIISFGLVEVSQISDHVIVIDTTIFEEHMGDSETVRGHFFLLPDPDSFETIFRSLGVS from the coding sequence ATGACAATTTACAATAAAATTACGTCTTTACATTTAGATGTCTTAAAAGAAATTGGAAATATAGGGGCTGCTCACGCTGCTACAGCCCTTTCAGATTTATTGAGTACTAAGATTGATATGAGAGTTCCAAAAGTTGAAATGGTCTCTTTTAACGAGATGATGGAATTTGTTGGTGGTGCTGAAAGTGTTGTAACCGGCATTTATCTGCGAATCGAGGGAGATGCGGAGGGTGGTATGTTTTTTATCCTTCCAGTAGAACAAGCAAATCATTTTATCCAAAAATTAATTCATGATGAATCGTTTGATTTTAGAAACCCACCAGTATCAGAACTAGGACAATCTGCGATGCAAGAACTTGGAAATATACTATCGGGTTCCTATTTATCTGCATTATCTGATTTTACGGGCTTGAAAATTTATCCTACTCCACCTGCTCTAACTGTTGATATGTTTGGTGCAATTATTAGCTTTGGCCTTGTTGAAGTATCACAAATCAGTGACCATGTAATTGTTATTGATACAACTATTTTTGAAGAACATATGGGTGATTCAGAAACAGTTCGTGGACATTTCTTTTTATTGCCGGATCCAGACTCTTTTGAGACTATTTTTAGATCTTTAGGGGTTTCGTAA
- the tsf gene encoding translation elongation factor Ts — protein sequence MAVTAKMVKELREKTGAGMMDCKKALVQVDGDMEAAIDFLREKGLSSAAKKADRVAAEGTTYIEVKGNDAVLLEVNAETDFVAKNEGFKTLVKELADHLLAAKPATVEEALETTMENGVKVADHISSAIATIGEKITLRRFTVATKTDADAFGAYLHMGGRIGVLAVVEGTTDADAAKDVAMHIAALNPKYIAHDQVSEDEIAHERKVLTEQALNEGKPENIVAKMVEGRLRKYFEEICVLDQAFVKNPDQKVGDFVKSVGGTLTSFVRYEVGEGIEKREDNFAEEVMSQVKGK from the coding sequence ATGGCAGTAACTGCAAAAATGGTTAAAGAATTACGTGAAAAAACTGGTGCTGGTATGATGGATTGTAAAAAAGCATTAGTACAAGTTGATGGAGATATGGAAGCAGCAATCGACTTCCTACGTGAAAAAGGATTATCTTCAGCAGCTAAAAAAGCAGATCGCGTAGCTGCAGAAGGTACAACATACATCGAAGTAAAAGGTAATGACGCAGTACTTTTAGAAGTTAACGCTGAAACTGATTTCGTTGCTAAAAACGAAGGTTTCAAAACTTTAGTTAAAGAATTAGCTGATCACTTACTAGCTGCTAAACCAGCAACTGTAGAAGAAGCATTAGAAACAACTATGGAAAATGGTGTGAAAGTTGCTGACCATATTTCTTCAGCAATTGCTACAATCGGTGAAAAAATTACACTTCGTCGTTTCACTGTTGCAACAAAAACTGATGCAGATGCATTTGGTGCTTACTTACACATGGGTGGACGTATTGGTGTATTAGCTGTAGTTGAAGGTACAACTGATGCAGATGCAGCTAAAGACGTTGCAATGCATATCGCTGCATTAAATCCTAAATACATCGCACATGACCAAGTTTCAGAAGATGAAATTGCTCACGAACGTAAAGTTTTAACTGAACAAGCACTTAACGAAGGCAAACCAGAAAACATTGTAGCTAAAATGGTAGAAGGTCGTTTACGTAAATACTTCGAAGAAATCTGTGTTCTTGATCAAGCATTTGTTAAAAACCCAGATCAAAAAGTTGGCGATTTTGTAAAATCTGTTGGAGGTACTTTAACTTCATTCGTACGTTATGAAGTTGGTGAAGGTATCGAAAAACGTGAAGATAATTTCGCTGAAGAAGTAATGAGCCAAGTTAAAGGTAAATAA
- the pyrH gene encoding UMP kinase produces the protein MSMPQYKRVVIKLSGEALAGEEGFGLSPKIVKSVAEQVKEVVDLGVEVALVVGGGNIWRGKIGAEMGMERANADYMGMLATVMNALALQDSLENLSVPTRVQSSIVMTQVAEPYIRRKAVRHLEKKRVVIFAAGTGNPYFSTDTTAALRAAEINADVILMAKNNVDGVYSADPKTNADAVKYDNLTYLEVIQQGLQVMDSTASTLCMDNDIPLIVFSITENGNIKRAVLGETIGTVVRRNS, from the coding sequence ATGAGTATGCCACAGTACAAAAGAGTAGTCATTAAACTTAGTGGAGAAGCTCTTGCTGGAGAAGAAGGCTTTGGCTTATCACCTAAAATTGTTAAATCAGTAGCAGAACAAGTAAAAGAAGTTGTTGATCTAGGGGTAGAAGTAGCCCTAGTAGTCGGTGGCGGAAACATTTGGAGAGGGAAAATTGGAGCTGAAATGGGCATGGAACGTGCAAATGCTGATTACATGGGTATGTTAGCAACAGTTATGAATGCATTAGCACTTCAAGATTCACTTGAAAATCTTAGCGTTCCAACACGAGTACAGTCATCAATTGTGATGACGCAAGTGGCAGAACCATATATCCGTAGAAAAGCGGTTCGTCACTTAGAAAAAAAACGTGTAGTTATTTTTGCGGCTGGCACAGGAAACCCTTACTTCTCTACAGACACAACAGCAGCATTACGCGCAGCTGAGATTAATGCAGATGTCATTTTAATGGCTAAAAACAACGTAGATGGCGTATACTCTGCAGATCCAAAAACGAATGCAGATGCAGTAAAATATGATAATCTAACATACTTAGAGGTAATTCAACAAGGATTGCAAGTAATGGATTCAACAGCATCCACATTATGTATGGATAATGATATTCCATTAATCGTGTTCTCTATTACTGAAAACGGTAATATTAAACGTGCTGTATTGGGCGAAACAATCGGAACAGTTGTTAGGAGGAATTCATAA
- a CDS encoding FliA/WhiG family RNA polymerase sigma factor — MMQPTSNEEQKLWQSWAAERDPRAGDLLIKKYTPLVSYHVQRISTGLPKNVSRDELTSLGMMGLFDALNKFDITRDLKFDTYASFRVRGAIIDGLRKEDWLPRSAREKSKKLEAQIEAMEQQLQRHVTPEEVAKELGMNVDEVYQTMQEHFMSNILSMDEHSSDPDDAEVKTFAIRDTHIRTPEQEIVRSELIDDLEKNILKLNDKEQQVLSLFYTEELTLTEIGEMLHLSTSRISQIHSKALYKLRNLLTAEMQNV; from the coding sequence ATGATGCAACCAACTTCAAATGAAGAACAAAAGCTTTGGCAAAGCTGGGCAGCTGAACGTGATCCTCGTGCAGGAGATTTGTTAATAAAAAAATATACTCCACTCGTCTCTTATCATGTACAACGTATTAGCACGGGTTTACCCAAAAATGTATCGAGAGATGAATTGACAAGCCTTGGCATGATGGGATTATTTGACGCACTTAATAAATTTGATATTACAAGAGATTTAAAGTTTGATACATATGCCTCTTTCCGAGTCCGTGGTGCAATAATCGATGGACTTAGAAAGGAAGATTGGTTGCCAAGATCTGCTAGAGAGAAATCAAAAAAATTAGAAGCGCAAATTGAAGCAATGGAACAACAATTACAACGTCATGTTACACCAGAAGAAGTTGCTAAAGAATTAGGCATGAATGTAGATGAAGTATATCAAACAATGCAAGAACATTTTATGTCAAATATATTATCGATGGATGAGCATTCTTCAGATCCAGATGATGCTGAAGTTAAGACATTTGCAATAAGGGATACTCATATACGTACACCAGAACAAGAAATTGTTCGTTCCGAATTAATAGATGATTTAGAAAAAAATATATTAAAATTAAATGACAAAGAACAACAAGTATTAAGTTTATTTTATACAGAGGAGTTAACACTGACTGAAATTGGAGAGATGCTCCATCTCTCCACATCTAGAATATCGCAAATACATTCAAAAGCGCTTTATAAATTACGCAATTTATTAACAGCCGAAATGCAAAATGTGTAG